Proteins encoded together in one Anaerotignum propionicum DSM 1682 window:
- a CDS encoding TMF family protein: MVDRLISAYRAQIYDWTWAEWRSLFKNDTALVLCLILFIVAPVFLICLYYITQSNVILILIIFAEGITVYRMDRFTVKQYRKFLSKKEDRLSKTILYLKTTMETQDLRNEVQIDELVKRLSERIEKRDTLKNFTYSVVNFGKAIILPMITFIAGVYSNDLGNLRWEIICSYSIMVVLILGFIRISWGGVSMIVRTLLCRDYDAALALREDLLDIKFLYFS; this comes from the coding sequence ATGGTTGATAGATTAATATCAGCATATCGAGCGCAAATCTATGATTGGACATGGGCTGAGTGGCGATCACTTTTTAAGAATGACACTGCTCTCGTATTATGTTTAATATTGTTTATTGTAGCACCTGTATTTTTAATATGTCTGTACTACATAACTCAATCGAACGTTATTCTAATTCTCATAATTTTTGCTGAAGGGATTACTGTTTATAGGATGGATCGATTTACAGTGAAGCAGTATCGAAAATTCCTTAGTAAAAAAGAGGATAGACTTAGTAAAACTATTTTATATTTAAAAACCACCATGGAAACACAAGATCTTCGTAACGAAGTTCAAATTGACGAGTTGGTAAAACGCTTGTCAGAACGTATAGAAAAGAGAGATACTCTTAAAAATTTCACTTATAGTGTTGTCAATTTTGGAAAAGCAATAATTCTTCCTATGATTACTTTTATTGCGGGAGTGTATTCCAATGATTTGGGAAATCTTCGTTGGGAAATTATATGTTCATACTCAATTATGGTGGTATTGATCCTGGGATTTATAAGGATTTCATGGGGAGGCGTATCTATGATCGTACGCACATTATTATGTAGAGATTATGATGCAGCTTTAGCATTAAGAGAGGATTTGTTAGATATCAAATTTCTATATTTTTCTTGA